In a single window of the Penaeus monodon isolate SGIC_2016 chromosome 3, NSTDA_Pmon_1, whole genome shotgun sequence genome:
- the LOC119586247 gene encoding uncharacterized protein LOC119586247: protein MTDETLEANVFYKHIKEHHGEELATWCEPSWVVCIPQQSALDDMTLTLPLIEAHALKQHGTSGSQYVSALYGDSLIYEITGEEPRVIISNEEEGPDVVVSKATVLTEYLVTFRDKIIHLLLLDKLLSTAQDEDNNVCDQLITTAITSFAQAEKFLRKFRCHRPMLWEVDQKVKEAADSLHPSSNVDHMQNILQDTLIHCWELLLKRHSATMQIDAKFQDLLFRALDYYVVGRLHEMLWWLVCERCQVVDQLVKTRLSHLRHAHLSALQLGVPAHYYTPLPAAVVELASLASVESAIGRLQCVHSTIELIQAQAKEARVTLHQYKDQEGEPELELTKEELMALLTTVVVQAQCSHLVANIYYMTHYVFSVTEDDPLWKGYNESLDYFAHPRNIMKLDVARLPQPAKSIRKELSLQDLMQVSAEVESRFEAKGPSRSIGDITALDLQLHQLTQQIQLSTQAHSETHLTERNSPSRRSDRTMLSPTQDNSKSHSFRHCDKTLSSLTILKHTDESVE from the exons ATGACTGATGAGACCCTTGAGGCGAATGTGTTTTATAAACACATCAAG GAACACCATGGGGAAGAACTGGCCACCTGGTGCGAACCAAGCTGGGTAGTGTGCATACCACAGCAAAGTGCTCTAGATGATATGACTCTTACTCTGCCTCTTATAG AGGCACATGCTTTGAAGCAACATGGGACATCAGG GAGTCAGTATGTAAGTGCTCTGTATGGAGACAGCCTCATCTATGAAATCACAGGGGAAGAGCCAAGGGTCATCATCTCCAATGAAGAAGAAGGGCCAGATGTTGTTGTCTCCAAGGCAACAGTTCTCACTGAATATCTGGTGACCTTTAGG gacAAAATTATCCACCTACTGTTACTGGACAAGCTCCTCAGTACAGCACAGGATGAAGACAACAATGTTTGTGACCAGCTCATCACAACAGCAATAACTTCATTTGCTCA AGCGGAAAAGTTCTTGCGTAAGTTCCGCTGCCACCGGCCCATGCTGTGGGAGGTGGACCAGAAGGTGAAGGAGGCAGCAGACTCACTTCACCCTTCCAGTAATGTGGACCACATGCAGAACATCCTGCAGGACACCCTCATCCACTGTTGGGAGTTGCTGCTGAAACGACACTCAGCCACCATGCAGATTGACGCTAAGTTTCAGGACCTGCTCTTCAGGGCACTCGACTA CTACGTTGTGGGGAGGCTCCATGAAATGCTTTGGTGGCTGGTGTGTGAACGATGCCAGGTGGTTGACCAGCTGGTGAAGACACGGTTGTCACACCTCCGCCATGCTCATCTCTCAGCTCTCCAGCTGGGGGTCCCGGCACACTACTACACTCCTCTGCCAGCTGCC gttgttgagttagCTTCCCTGGCAAGTGTGGAGAGTGCCATAGGTAGATTACAATGTGTCCACTCCACCATCGAGCTCATCCAAGCACAGGCCAAGGAGGCTCGGGTCACCCTGCACCAGTATAAGGATCaag AGGGAGAACCAGAGCTGGAGTTAACCAAGGAAGAGTTGATGGCTCTACTGACCACTGTGGTAGTCCAGGCACAGTGCTCACACCTGGTAGCTAACATCTATTACATGACCCACTATGTTTTCTCAGTCACTGAAGATGACCCTCTCTG GAAAGGGTATAAT GAAAGCCTAGACTACTTCGCACACCCTAGAAACATCATGAAGTTGGATGTAGCCCGACTTCCCCAGCCAGCAAAATCCATACGAAAGGAACTCTCTCTCCAGGACCTTATGCAG GTGAGCGCAGAAGTGGAGTCGCGGTTTGAGGCAAAGGGCCCCAGCCGCAGCATTGGGGATATCACAGCGCTGGACCTACAGCTGCACCAGCTTACACAGCAGATACAGCTGTCAACTCAAGCCCACTCTGAAACTCACTTGACTGAGAGGAACTCGCCCAGCCGCAGGTCTGACCGCACCATGCTCTCACCCACACAGGACAACAGCAAGTCACACAGTTTCAG ACATTGTGACAAGACCTTGTCTAGTCTTACAATACTGAAGCATACG GATGAAAGTGTGGAATAG
- the LOC119594541 gene encoding LOW QUALITY PROTEIN: ABC transporter F family member 4-like (The sequence of the model RefSeq protein was modified relative to this genomic sequence to represent the inferred CDS: deleted 1 base in 1 codon) has protein sequence MVTSMKANHDAECPLEQFLQGKWLVDCRFPLIPASELHNPAPKKRTRVSADWDEEGEIPEKNHKMENEEEEEKERTVTTKKNAGIPKIIIKYQEKRGAESVKVLGEHNKNTGSKGPKTNPTLVLKLSKRTHTSAKDSHLENKENPKGITKTLKRMNKDQEEISPKKTSRRSFSSPQPPVKGRGQQKMIESEDEEEARGLSEGTEMKTERKERPKISKKKKEKEVEVMTASESLGHAIKRGRPRKSMKSEEDGGESTASESLDHTAKKVGRPKKSMKDNEEGGDTTAFQSMYDTIKRKGRPRKSMKSEEDGGESTASESQDHTVKRRGRPRKSAKSEEDEGESTASESLDHTVKRRGRPRKSAKSEEDEGELTASELLDHTVKKRGRPRKSKKDEKDGGETNSSKSQDLIPRGIEKLKGIREEGGDVTSSDSVEPHVKKRGRPTKKVGNKATTTSESLEAPINKRGRPKKTIEKGDKNDKKTTSMSKIQRGPGRPCKNPPQAPGTENPSVQEPRTVAYSLSGRPISGNKMVDMDESDQVSSEDESWINTKEERIKTKKQTKVKAKTEERRKETKEVKKRGRKKKDEVNAGKEKKDHEEEVLKPEDCIVTAKRGTLKYLHQREKYVKALANEVQIEDDFFASKASVKKNVLENLLFSSSPDDSLTIKTPQGKGKKVSSNIITPRTMKLGQWASKSPWSEPITPSTGTSPLHPTDKKEALDVIYQHMKGRKRWPQPIRKVLSESSSLSVLDVTSTKRKLEPLELPTLPEIPEDKDGESSDDDYFNSSEVN, from the exons ATGGTGACCAGCATGAAAGCCAACCATGATGCTGAGTGCCCTTTAGAGCAGTTCTTACAGGGGAAATGGCTAGTGGATTGCCGTTTCCCCCTCATTCCTGCATCAGAGCTTCACAACCCTGCCCCCAAGAAGCGTACAAGGGTCTCAGCAGACTGGGATGAAGAAGGTGAAATCCCTGAGAAGAATCATAAaatggaaaatgaggaggaggaggag aaagagagaacagtAACCACCAAGAAAAATGCAGGGATTCctaaaatcatcataaaatatcAAGAAAAGCGAGGAGCTGAGAGTGTGAAGGTCCTTGGTGAACACAATAAGAATACTGGAAGCAAGGGTCCAAAGACAAACCCCACACTTGTTCTGAAGCTGAGTAAGAGGACTCACACAAGTGCCAAAGACTCCCATCTGGAAAACAAGGAGAACCCTAAAGGCATAACCAAAACCTTGAAGAGGATGAATAAGGATCAGGAGGAAATCAGCCCTAAAAAGACCTCAAGAAGGTCGTTCTCATCACCTCAACCTCCAGTCAAAGGAAGAGGGCAGCAAAAAATGATTGAGAGTGAGGACGAAGAAGAGGCCAGAGGTTTGTCAGAGGGTACAGAAATGAAGACTGAGAGGAAAGAAAGGCCAAAGataagcaagaagaagaaggaaaaagaagtagaagtaatGACTGCATCTGAATCATTAGGTCATGCCATTAAAAGAGGGAGGCCAAGGAAAAGTATGAAGtctgaggaggatggaggagaatcAACTGCATCTGAGTCATTGGATCATACTGCTAAAAAAGTAGGCAGGCCAAAGAAGAGTatgaaggataatgaggaaggaggagatacaACTGCATTTCAGTCAATGTATGACACTATCAAGAGAAAAGGCAGGCCAAGGAAGAGTATGAAGtctgaggaggatgggggagaatcGACTGCATCTGAGTCTCAGGATCACACTGTCAAGAGAAGAGGCAGGCCAAGGAAAAGTGCGAAGTCtgaggaggacgaaggagagtCTACTGCATCCGAGTCTCTGGATCACACCGTCAAGAGAAGAGGCAGGCCAAGGAAGAGTGCGAAGTCtgaggaggacgaaggagagtTGACTGCATCTGAGTTGTTGGACCACACTGTCAAGAAAAGGGGCAGGCCAAGGAAGAGTAAAAAAgatgagaaggatggaggagaaacAAATTCATCCAAATCACAAGACCTAATACCCAGAGGAATAGAAAAACTAAAAGggataagagaagagggaggagatgtgACTTCATCTGATTCAGTAGAACCACATGTCAAGAAGAGAGGCAGACCTACAAAGAAGGTAGGGAATAAAGCTACAACAACTTCTGAATCCCTAGAAGCACCCATCAATAAGAGAGGAAGACCAAAGAAGACCATAGAGAAGGGAGACAAGAATGACAAGAAAACAACCTCCATGTCAAAAATACAACGAGGTCCAGGAAGACCCTGCAAAAACCCACCACAGGCTCCAGGAACTGAGAACCCCAGTGTGCAGGAACCCCGGACAGTTGCCTACTCCCTTTCCGGGCGGCCTATCTCAGGAAACAAAATGGTTGACATGGACGAATCAGACCAGGTTAGCTCTGAGGATGAGTCCTGGATTAACACCaaagaagagaggataaaaacaaagaagcaaacaaaGGTGAAGGCAAAAaccgaagagaggaggaaggagacaaaggaagtgaaaaagaggggaaggaagaagaaagatgaggttAATGcaggtaaagagaaaaaggatcATGAAGAAGAGGTGCTGAAACCAGAAG ACTGTATAGTGACTGCAAAACGAGGGACACTGAAGTACCTGCACCAGAGAGAGAAGTATGTGAAAGCACTGGCCAATGAAGTACAGATAGAGGATGACTTCTTCGCAAGCAAGGCCTCTGTCAAGAAGAATGTG CTGGAGAACTTGCTCTTCTCTAGCTCCCCAGATGACAGTCTAACCATCAAGACTCCCCAGGGCAAGGGTAAGAAGGTCAGCAGCAACATCATCACACCGCGCACCATGAAGCTGGGTCAGTGGGCCAGCAAGAGCCCCTGGAGTGAACCTATCACGCCATCCACAGGGACCTCCCCACTGCATCCAACTGACAAAAA GGAAGCCCTCGACGTGATCTACCAACACATGAAGGGGCGCAAGAGGTGGCCGCAGCCCATAAGAAAAGTGCTAAGTGAAAGCTCATCCCTGTCTGTGCTGGATGTTACTTCCACCAAACGAAAACTAGAGCCCTTAGag CTCCCAACACTGCCAGAAATCCCCGAAGACAAGGATGGTGAATCTAGCGATGATGACTACTTCAATTCGAGTGAGGTCAACTGA